The genomic region GCGACCAGGATGCATGAGCCTATTTATCAATCGCTCAACTATTGGTACCTCAGACTTGCCGAACCTTCTATGCTCATGCCTGCCTCCAGTATGTGGCAGCCACACCGGCTTTAACGAAATATACCGCTTAAGGCTCGGATCCCTTACTTCAACGCCCTCAAAGCTCCACTTGCCAAACAACTTTATGTCACGTGGATCAAGCCCTGGCACTTGCTCCTCCATCGTGCTCATATCCAGCTACCCTCCCGGCTCTCCCAACCCCAGTCGGGAATAAATTTAGGTCTCGCTCCTAGCCAAGACCTAGGAGAGAGATTAAGGGCTTCTGCACACCTAGATTTAATTGGGCTTCCAACCAATGGCAGGTGAACTATATGCCTCCACCTAAAGGCACCGACATACTACTTGAAGCGCGCAACGTCAGCGCCATGATAACGCCGAGCATGCCAAACATACCAATAATAGTTCTTGAGCTAGAAGATGGCAGAGAGTTCACGCTGTACAACGTACCCTTCGAAATAGTTGAGGCACTGAATAAAATCGAGAGGCAAAAGGACGAACCAAGTATGCCTGGGCTAAGAGAAACTATATTCGATGTATTAATAGATATGAAGGGCTTCTTCGAGGAGCTCGGAAAAAGACTTGAATACGTAGTAATAGACGAGATAGATTACAATACTTATCTATATACCGCCAAGGCAAGCTTCAACCTAGGCGGAATATATATGATGAGGCGCATGGTGCCAAGCCATGCAATATTTCTTGCACGCTTATTCGAAAAACCAATCTACGTATCAAAACGACTTGTTGACGAACAAGAATCATTTGAGGAGGAGGAACACTAAAGAACTATTACTGTAATATTTGGGGCCGCGGTGTAAGAAAGGAAATAAATGATCTCTTCATATCATTACAAGATTACTTGGAGTTCTGCCTTAGCAAAATCATTTTTATCTCTGCGGCTTCTGCTTCTTACCTTCAAGTATAGCCTTAAGTGATACACCATTAACTGTTACGACCTTGTAGCGTACGCCAGGTATGTCACCCATAGACCGGCCTCTTGGCCCACCAATACCCTCTATTAGTACCTCATCATGTTCGTCTACTACAAGTAGCCCTCCGTCTCCGGGAACGAATGCTGTAACTACACGCCCATTCTTGACGAGCTGTACTCGGACACACTTACGTACAGCAGAGTTTGGCTGACGCGCCTCAACACCGACTTTCTCTAGGACAATGCCGCGGGCCATTGGCGCGCCTTCGAGAGGATCATACTTTCTCTTAAGACCAAGCATTCTTATCTTAAACTCTCTCTGGCTCCAACGGAACTTAAGTCTCTTACGCTTAAGCTTCCTTGCAGCGAAGAACCCATTTGGCGACTTCTTACCAGCCACGTTCGTCACCCCGGCTCTTGGGCTATCTTAGCTCCTCCCTTATTATCCTAGCTATCTTATCTTAACATCATCGATATCGTGGTACCTCTTGAGCACTAGACGCGCTATAGCGACCTTCTTGCCTCCGCGCCCTATTGCCTTACCCTTATCCGCAGGGTCAACTATAACGTAGAGCACCTTTCTGCCATTTCTGTTAACAAGCCTTATACCGAGAACTCTTGCAGGCGCGAATATGTTCTTTACAAGCCCCTCCAGATCATCAGCATACTCTATTATCTCGATTTCCTTCCCAAGAAGCCTTCTAAGTCTGTTAATATTGGAGCCCCTTCGCCCAATAGCTTTTCCTGCATCACCAGGCCTCACTATGAATATAACACGGTTGTTCTCATCGTCAACAATACAGTCACGAGCGATTGCACCGGTAAGGTCTTGCAATAGGGCCATATATCTCATTTCTTCAGCTGTTAATTTTATATCGGTCAAACCTCTTTGCACACCCCCATGGTGGTTAAAACCTTTAGGCCGACTGTGACTGTGCAGACTCAATTAGCTCAATTATTCTAGAGTTACCCGGGTCAAGGATAGCTAGACTAGCCACTGTAAACGGCTTACCACAGACTGCTCCAAGCTCTAAGCTTGTACCCGGATAGATATATACTGGTATATTGCCGAGCTTTGCATAGTATACTATATCGTCTCTTATTTCAGGAGGAGCATTCTCAGCGACTATAACGGCTTTAGCCTTTCCAAGCTTCACGAGCCGTAGAGTCTTTCTCGAACCAAGTATTACTTTTCCTGTCTTCAGAGCATTAACGAGTTCTTTTTCTATGTCGCCGACCTGGACTGTGCTCATCATCTACACCCCGGTTTTATGCCTCTTTCCCGCTTTCCTTCATAGTTTTTACTATTTGTGAGGGGTTCATTCTTACCTCAACAATGCCAGTGCCGACGCCTATAACTCTGCCAGCTATTACGCTCTCAGTAACGCCCTTCAATTTATCTACTTCGCCCCGTGCAGCTGCCGCAAAGAGATTTTGAGTCGTCATTTCGAATGCTGCTCTCGCAAGAGGGCTTGGCTTCTCGCCGCTAACACCGTGCCTACCAATTTGTCTTACACGACCCGTCTGCGTCATTACATCCGCGACTAGCATTATATGGCGAATGTCAACGTCAAGACCTTGTTCGTCCAGCACGTCTTTCATTTCGCGTATTAGTGCTGCCCTCGCCGCCTCAATCCCCAGAACCTCCTCTATTTCGTGAATATTGTTGGTATAGACGCGGCGAGGATCGACACCAGGAACATTGAGCACATCTTTTAGATTACTACCCTCGGTTACGAGGAAGTACTCTGTACGTCCTTCCTCATTGGTCATTGACTGAATAATAACTCTTCTTATCTTCTTTATTCCCTTTATCTTAGCGTTGAGAACCTTCTCTCTCTTCTTTTGGAGATCCATTAAGCTAAAG from Pyrofollis japonicus harbors:
- a CDS encoding bifunctional nuclease family protein, whose product is MPPPKGTDILLEARNVSAMITPSMPNIPIIVLELEDGREFTLYNVPFEIVEALNKIERQKDEPSMPGLRETIFDVLIDMKGFFEELGKRLEYVVIDEIDYNTYLYTAKASFNLGGIYMMRRMVPSHAIFLARLFEKPIYVSKRLVDEQESFEEEEH
- a CDS encoding 30S ribosomal protein S12 codes for the protein MAGKKSPNGFFAARKLKRKRLKFRWSQREFKIRMLGLKRKYDPLEGAPMARGIVLEKVGVEARQPNSAVRKCVRVQLVKNGRVVTAFVPGDGGLLVVDEHDEVLIEGIGGPRGRSMGDIPGVRYKVVTVNGVSLKAILEGKKQKPQR
- a CDS encoding NusA-like transcription termination signal-binding factor; translated protein: MTDIKLTAEEMRYMALLQDLTGAIARDCIVDDENNRVIFIVRPGDAGKAIGRRGSNINRLRRLLGKEIEIIEYADDLEGLVKNIFAPARVLGIRLVNRNGRKVLYVIVDPADKGKAIGRGGKKVAIARLVLKRYHDIDDVKIR
- a CDS encoding 50S ribosomal protein L30e → MSTVQVGDIEKELVNALKTGKVILGSRKTLRLVKLGKAKAVIVAENAPPEIRDDIVYYAKLGNIPVYIYPGTSLELGAVCGKPFTVASLAILDPGNSRIIELIESAQSQSA